A part of Neodiprion pinetum isolate iyNeoPine1 chromosome 4, iyNeoPine1.2, whole genome shotgun sequence genomic DNA contains:
- the Dscam3 gene encoding cell adhesion molecule Dscam1 isoform X4 encodes MEFDLLPFLLLLSACSFELAVGQQGPFFIQEPPSTLVFSNTTGSQLSCSAHGSPTPHVTWTTSPDQRPVTAVPGLRQLLGNGTLYFPPFLAQDFRAEVHSARYRCRASNSIGTVLSREVTLRAVLTVSGYDVRVNRAPVVTGCNAVLSCTTREDVKEHLTVTSWFRDDAILLPGSTDTGGRFVVTSQGELHIRAARAEDGRATYSCLTLHSLTGERRRSDPATLTVTEQSGSMRPTLTQRSQMVISAEKGSNTHITCSAQGSPPPVFTWYKDVDGHLIPVESSSRIQLWGDLMQIRRVDAQDAGRYVCRASNQFGEQRAETHLAVTSKLNARIHPQIQTVHSGAIATMNCTVEGYPVESVEWLHDGVAVLTGQDSRINLQTPLVLVVSFVGRRDRGMYQCLVRSDKENAQATAEVQLGDTVPELQYTFIEQALTAGRPVSLRCSATGSPPPSFTWLLDGQPLGDIVAGHRYAIGQYVDQSGDVISHLNISSAGSEDGGLYTCVAANALASVEHKARLNIYGSPYIRSIAPVRAIAGKDITIACPYSGYPITSVEWSKGGVQLPLDIRQKLNEGLLTITSVDTNDNGTYTCTVRRSGETASRDIVLTVSSPPVMTPFSFDQNLQEGKWAQATCSVTSGDLPIYFTWLKDGEQIPPSLRIEEQVQTFYSLLLFHEVSSRHSGKYTCIATNHAAKVNHTAELLVKVPPQWTFEPQDVSTLLGNPLNIHCEAKGFPPPQITWLRGQGRSSNDFQPLIVLDGRITIQPNGSLWTASAGPQDEGHYLCRANNGIGLGLNKLIYVSVNEPARFEIQSKNVTIRRGEPVSLDCSVIGDNPIEVQWTHNNNRLDLNNYRLSISQVKSEEGLKSQLSIGRSDRQDSGVYRCVASNVFGISEHLIYLAIQERPDPPMALEVIEIGSRSIRLSWKQSFDGNSPIINYAIQYRPLGLGVTEEWDSPQTHNITINAKTTSIGGATNPTLNGLTHYDTMSAEQEMALVGGLHPAVTYTFRMFAVNAIEASAPTDPVVAKTQEEAPMDSPQSVSVQSAGPGELIVSWQTPSRDMWNGELLGYIVTWSEHSTSTSGVNQSKSLTVNGWATTKIQLTGLRKFTKYDVTVRAFNSIASGPASNPVVGTTQEGVPEAPPAQVMCTPLSSQSVKVSWAAPPAHQHGGIIQGYKVYYRPVPTDNMEISTVGEVKRTSSEETYLHTLYKYTNYSIRVLAYTGAGDGELSLPTYCSTEEDVPGPPAGIKALALTADSILVSWLPPLQPNGHVSLYTVYSREAGATRNNTHTMHDPPSSASDTLTMELRGLTVRQLYEFWVTATTGLGEGERTTIVTQTTDTRIPARVASFSQIMRKAVKSSVTLPCLVVGNPTPRPKWTYKNSEISTGRHYELTSEGHLNIHSLEQSVAGNYTCSANNLFGDDSVTYTVIVVMPPRAPKLELQYTTPHSIRLRWNHPDNGGATIQGYVLSYKRDRDGWEEIAVSPEQTAYTLSDLKCGSSYLAHLTAHNRVGTGEPSGLISATTKGSAPLLPKERDIISANSTTLRLNLLSWPTGGCPILYYTVEYKKRSGSESWIMVANRATENLVIRDLKPASWYNVRLTAHNDAGAKETQMEFATTTITGVSIGPPNDLIMDNDAPKGAPTHRILYIVIPVVCALVLVLCTILLGYVVLKRGSYFLNTSHTICQHSSAGNFLSSRESGGYLGEMLAGQQQQQLQQPVGMGLAQQMQPGMQQLGHQPHHLSSCMSTVQLKSTAERDNRRNHQVYTSSPVKQENLKPNDHGSEMYEISPYATFSVPGRENRSVTTATLDYTMQFKTFGHLENEDINIIDYERSSIDYERSKTPRWHKQRYFPSIAEAESKLRSNRQGSGSDTSGSPCGECAGPSYRVPVKPCRDIFSRGVESSTESNNEGSPLARRRSRQPSRSTRR; translated from the exons GCGGAAGATTCGTCGTGACGTCACAAGGCGAGCTACATATCCGAGCTGCAAGGGCGGAAGACGGTAGAGCAACTTATTCATGCCTTACACTTCACTCTTTGACTGGTGAACGTCGGCGAAGCGATCCCGCCACTCTGACGGTTACAG AACAAAGTGGATCGATGCGTCCCACGCTCACCCAACGTTCGCAGATGGTTATTTCTGCTGAGAAAGGATCCAACACTCACATCACATGCTCCGCTCAGGGAAGTCCACCTCCGGTATTTACGTGGTACAAGGATGTCGATG GTCACCTAATTCCGGTTGAATCGTCGAGTCGAATTCAGCTCTGGGGAGATCTGATGCAGATACGTCGCGTGGATGCCCAAGATGCTGGGAGATACGTTTGCCGAGCGAGTAACCAGTTTGGGGAACAAAGGGCGGAAACCCACTTGGCCGTCACTTCAAAGCTTAACGCCAGGATTCACCCTCAAATTCAG ACGGTGCATTCTGGGGCCATCGCCACGATGAATTGCACGGTAGAGGGTTACCCGGTGGAGAGTGTCGAATGGCTCCACGATGGAGTGGCTGTGCTTACTGGACAAGATTCAAGGATTAATTTGCAAACACCTTTGGTCTTGGTGGTCAGTTTTGTGGGTCGCAGAGACAGGGGCATGTATCAATGTTTGGTGAGAAGCGACAAGGAGAACGCTCAAGCTACTGCGGAGGTTCAGCTGGGTG ATACTGTGCCTGAACTCCAGTACACGTTCATCGAGCAAGCTCTGACCGCTGGACGTCCCGTGTCTCTCCGTTGCTCGGCAACCGGTTCTCCGCCACCATCGTTCACCTGGCTGCTAGACGGTCAGCCGTTGGGCGATATAGTGGCAGGCCACAG ATACGCAATAGGTCAGTACGTTGACCAATCTGGTGACGTCATCAGCCACCTTAATATATCATCGGCGGGATCCGAGGACGGTGGTCTCTACACCTGTGTCGCCGCGAATGCTCTTGCGAGCGTTGAGCACAAAGCAAGACTGAATATTTACG GTTCGCCTTACATCAGGTCTATTGCACCGGTGCGAGCAATAGCCGGAAAGGACATAACGATTGCGTGTCCTTACTCTGGCTATCCAATAACATCAGTAGAGTGGTCAAAGGGCGGAGTTCAACTGCCGTTGGACATTAGGCAAAAGCTGAACGAAGGTTTGCTGACTATAACCTCGGTGGATACAAACGACAACGGGACGTACACATGCACCGTGCGTAGGTCAGGAGAAACTGCCAGCAGAGACATAGTACTCACTGTTAGTA GTCCGCCGGTTATGACACCCTTTAGTTTTGACCAAAACTTGCAAGAAGGAAAATGGGCGCAGGCGACCTGCAGCGTAACTTCCGGAGACCTTCCAATTTACTTCACGTGGCTGAAGGACGGGGAACAGATACCACCGTCGCTTCGA ATCGAGGAACAGGTTCAAACGTTTTATAGTCTGTTACTTTTTCACGAAGTTTCATCACGCCATAGTGGAAAATACACTTGTATAGCAACCAATCATGCTGCCAAAGTAAATCACACTGCCGAACTACTGGTAAAAGTTCCTCCGCAATGGACTTTCGAGCCTCAGGATGTATCCACCCTGCTCGGAAATCCGTTGAACATACATTGCGAGGCCAAAGGATTTCCTCCCCCGCAAATCACTTGGCTTCGGGGTCAGGGAAGATCGTCTAATGACTTTCAACCGCTGATCGTATTGGATGGCAGGATAACCATCCAGCCAAATGGTTCTCTGTGGACAGCTTCTGCCGGCCCACAAGACGAAGGACATTATCTGTGCCGAGCAAACAATGGCATCGGCCTGGGCCTCAACAAACTAATCTACGTCTCAGTGAACG AACCGGCAAGATTCGAGATCCAGAGTAAAAACGTAACTATCAGACGCGGCGAACCGGTGAGTCTCGACTGTTCCGTCATTGGAGATAATCCAATCGAAGTTCAATGGACCCATAATAACAACCGCCTGGACTTGAACAATTATCGTTTAAGCATCAGTCAAGTTAAGTCCGAAGAAGGGTTGAAATCACAATTATCAATTGGACGAAGTGATCGCCAAGATTCCGGGGTTTACAGATGTGTTGCGAGTAACGTGTTTGGAATAAGCGAGCATCTCATATATCTGGCTATTCAAG AAAGGCCGGATCCACCGATGGCGCTCGAAGTTATAGAAATCGGTTCCAGATCAATCCGGCTTTCTTGGAAGCAGTCTTTCGACGGGAACAGTCCAATAATCAATTATGCAATTCAGTATCGTCCGCTTGGTCTCGGCGTTACCGAAGAGTGGGACTCTCCTCAGACGCACAATATAACGATCAACGCCAAAACCACGAGTATAGGTGGAGCGACGAATCCGACGCTAAATG GATTGACTCACTACGACACGATGAGTGCGGAACAGGAAATGGCGTTGGTCGGAGGTCTCCATCCGGCAGTAACTTACACATTCAGAATGTTCGCCGTAAATGCCATTGAAGCTAGTGCGCCCACAGACCCAGTGGTGGCTAAGACTCAAGAAGAAG cACCAATGGATTCCCCTCAAAGCGTTAGTGTCCAGAGTGCAGGTCCCGGCGAGCTGATCGTCAGCTGGCAG ACTCCGTCAAGAGACATGTGGAACGGTGAACTCCTTGGTTACATAGTGACCTGGTCCGAGCACTCCACGTCGACTTCGGGCGTCAATCAAAGCAAGAGCCTGACGGTAAATGGTTGGGCAACGACGAAAATTCAGCTCACCGGACTTCGGAAATTCACTAAATACGATGTTACGGTTAGAGCATTCAACAGCATCGCTAGTGGACCGGCAAGCAATCCAGTTGTGGGAACAACTCAGGAAGGCG TACCCGAAGCACCTCCAGCACAAGTAATGTGCACCCCACTGTCATCACAAAGCGTCAAAGTGTCTTGGGCTGCACCCCCAGCGCATCAGCATGGCGGTATCATTCAAGGGTACAAAGTCTACTACAGACCTGTTCCCACTGATAACA TGGAAATATCGACAGTCGGTGAAGTGAAGCGAACTTCAAGTGAAGAGACGTACCTGCACACTTTGTACAAATACACAAACTACTCGATAAGGGTCTTGGCCTACACTGGAGCAGGTGATGGAGAACTGAGTCTTCCAACGTATTGCTCAACCGAAGAGGATG TTCCGGGACCACCGGCTGGAATCAAAGCATTGGCATTGACCGCTGACAGCATTCTCGTGTCTTGGTTGCCACCGCTGCAACCGAATGGACACGTTTCCCTCTACACAGTGTACAGTAGAGAGGCTGGGGCCACCCGAAATAACACTCATACGATGCATGATCCACCGTCTTCCGCGAGCGACACTTTGACTATGGAATTAAGAGGCTTGACCGTAAG ACAGCTATACGAGTTTTGGGTTACTGCAACCACAGGGCTTGGAGAGGGTGAACGAACTACTATCGTTACTCAAACCACGGACACTCGAA TTCCAGCCAGAGTCGCGTCCTTCTCCCAGATCATGCGAAAGGCCGTCAAATCTTCGGTCACGTTGCCGTGTCTTGTGGTTGGAAATCCCACCCCCCGTCCAAAGTGGACTTATAAAAACAGCGAAATATCGACTGGAAGACATTACGAGCTAACATCAGAAGGACATCTTAACATTCACA GCCTGGAGCAGTCAGTAGCAGGGAATTATACATGCTCTGCTAACAACTTGTTTGGGGATGATTCAGTTACATACACTGTAATTGTTGTGATGCCTCCGCGAGCGCCTAAACTCGAATTGCAGTACACAACACCGCACAGTATTCGACTGCGCTGGAATCATCCTGATAATGGTGGTGCTACCATCCAAG gGTACGTGTTGAGCTACAAAAGAGATCGAGATGGATGGGAAGAAATTGCGGTTTCACCGGAGCAGACGGCGTACACATTGAGTGACCTCAAGTGCGGTTCATCGTATCTCGCCCATTTGACTGCCCACAACAGAGTTGGCACTGGTGAACCGAGTGGATTGATCAGTGCCACAACGAAAGGCAGtg CTCCACTGCTACCAAAGGAGAGAGATATCATCTCCGCAAACTCGACGACTCTTCGATTAAATCTTCTTTCCTGGCCGACTGGCGGCTGCCCCATTCTCTACTACACAGTTGAGTACAAAAAACGAAGCGGCTCAGAGTCATGGATCATGGTAGCGAACCGAGCCACAGAAAATCTGGTCATCAGAGACTTGAAACCAGCCTCGTGGTATAATGTGAGACTCACAGCTCACAATGACGCCGGAGCGAAAGAGACGCAGATGGAATTTGCAACGACAACCATAACGGGCGTCAGCATTGGTCCACCCAATGATCTGATAATGGACAACGACGCGCCAAAGGGCGCTCCGACACACAGAATTCTCTATATCGTCATCCCCGTTGTATGCGCCCTCGTCTTGGTGCTTTGCACCATTCTACTCGGATACGTAGTCCTCAAACGTGGCAG TTACTTCCTCAACACGAGTCACACCATATGTCAGCACTCCTCTGCAGGCAATTTCTTGTCTTCTAGAGAGAGTGGCGGCTACCTAGGGGAGATGTTGGCGGgtcaacagcagcagcagctccAACAGCCGGTTGGTATGGGCTTGGCCCAGCAGATGCAGCCCGGGATGCAGCAGTTGGGCCACCAGCCCCACCATTTATCTAGCTGCATGTCAACGGTCCAACTGAAATCGACGGCTGAACGTGACAATCGTCGAAACCACCAGGTCTATACAAGCTCGCCGGTTAAACAGGAAAACCTCAAACCGAACGATCATGGGTCAG AAATGTACGAAATCAGTCCGTACGCAACGTTCAGCGTACCTGGACGGGAAAACCGGTCAGTCACCACCGCCACTTTGGACTACACGATGCAGTTTAAGACCTTCGGCCACTTGGAGAACGAGGACATCAACATAATTGATTACGAAAGATCGAGCATCGATTACGAGAG ATCAAAAACACCAAGGTGGCATAAGCAGCGCTATTTTCCCAGCATCGCGGAAGCGGAAAGTAAACTCCGGTCAAACAGGCAGGGTTCCGGAAGTGATACTTCCGGTAGCCCCTGCGGAGAGTGTGCCGGACCCAGCTACAGGGTACCCGTGAAGCCTTGTAGAG ATATATTTTCGAGGGGCGTCGAGTCCAGCACTGAATCCAATAACGAAGGTTCGCCGTTGGCGAGGAGGCGTAGCCGGCAACCCAGCAGGTCCACTCGCAGGTAG